The Penicillium psychrofluorescens genome assembly, chromosome: 2 nucleotide sequence ATTGCGAATACCATCAAGGCCAGTGCGATCAGACTAGCATCAGATTCGATGTCTGAATGTAAACCATCAAGATATAACCGATTCAGCCGCTCTTGGAAGTGGGTTCGGTCCATGAAGTAGTAATTCGCTTCTGAATGGCGGAAGAAACATGTAACGAGAAACTCGGCTTCATTCGCTGATGGAAATCCTTCCAATGCTTTCTTGACCAAGGTAAGATCCGCGATGTTCTCGTGATCCTACGTACCAACATTAGGATTGTGGAACCCAGACTGGGGATCGCGTCAGACTTACTGTCGGttcatcgtcttcgatctcgaCTCGAGAGTGCACTACAACTGTATTCTGGATTTTGGATAGGAACGTTGTGTTTGAAACTTCTCCTTCATAATCTGTGATGAGAGTGTTAGTGAAACTGCATGGATAGTGACTGCCAATAAAACTCACGGGTTTGGTGGGAGCTTCGCATCAACAAGTGAGCAGCTTCATTTGACTGGACAGACTTTGGTGAGCTGGACGAGTGAAAAGCTTTATCCACCGGCCTGAATACATTTGCATCCCGCGGATAATCGGCATGCGCATTCTCATCGTTGCGCCTGCAGAAGAACAATTTATCTATATCAGTATGGAGTTCCGAAAACGAGTCCCCAAGATATAGTAATATCTACTAACACTGACGATCTAGTGATATTGGACCGCTCAAAGAAGAATGGTTCGTCAGCAGACGTGCACTCGACTCCTGCATTCAGGCATCGCAGGCAGGTAGCCGCTCGGCTCGGGGCCGGAATGCATCGGCTCTTGTGGTTTCGACATCTCCAGCACCTGTGATAGTGATTTGGTCATAAGCCTGCTTCAAGATAAGATTCAAGAGATAATTGGAAGATTGCCTACGCTCGTGCAGCGCGCTTGCGATTCGAGTCCGCGACCTTGGGTCTTACTCGAGCAACTCTTTTCTGCCGACGTAAGTCCATGCCTCATACGACTGATAAAAGAAGGTAACAGCAATCACTAAATGTGTTGAAGGTACGAGTGCATCCTGTATCAAGGTTTCGGCAGATTGCCGGTGCCGGGTGGTCGGTTCTTATTGGGGACGAATTGGTTCACTTGCGGAGAGAAGCGGGGAGCGCTCAGCTTGGATCGCTTCGATTGGCGAATTTGGTACAATTAGGGAGATAAGCGATACGAGAACTGCGCCGGGATTTTAACTAGTGTATCGTTCGCTCCTCATCGGACCCTCGTCTCCCGACTGCTACTTAGTCGTGGTATGGTCCAGGAATTTTGGTCGTTTGTAATATCAGGACAACTTAGATCGTCAGGATTTCGGTGTTCTGCTTCCAGAACCAAATTATCAGCTAGTTTTCCGGTTCAACGATCACATTGCTCACCATGGCGGTCCAAGAAAAGGCGCCCTCTGAGGCCCAGATCCAACCACAAGCTGTGGATGAAGGGTCGGTGGAGTACCTGATTGAtcccgaggaggagaaaagGGTTATTCGGAAGATTGACAGGGCACTTATGCCACTCATGTttgccattttcttcttccagtgtCAGTTCTAGTGCTTTCTACATTTCCATTTGAGAGGAAAGAATACTGACCGTCGGTTGATTGGCCTCATCAGTCCTGGACAAACAGACCATCAACTACGCCGCTATCTTTGGCATGCAAACGGAAATTCATGTCTCTGGAAATGACTTCTCTTGGGCTGTCAGTCTATTCTACTTCGGCCAGCTGGCTTCACAATTTGTGTCCGCCTATTTCATCGGCCGATTTCGCGTCGCTACTGTTGTAAGCATTTCCATGTATGTACTAAAAACTGTTAAATGATGTATAGAAATTGGTTGGTGCTAATTCAGTGCTAGTATACTTTGGGGAGTATGCGAGATGTGCCATGGAGCGCCCACCAATGCAGCAGGTTTGCTCGCCGTTCGTTTTTTCCTCGGATTCTCCGAAGGCATAGCTTCGCCGGGGTTTGTTATTCTGACTAGTAATTGGTACAAGCGCAAGGAGCATCCGATCAGGGTTGCGTGAGTTGTACCTCCTTCGTGATCGTGAACCATTGCTGATGGAATTTTTCCGACGTACAGTATCTGGCAGAGTACCAATGGCTTTGCTCAAATCATTGGTGCTGTTCTCATGTATCTCATTGGCCATTCGACGACTATGGCTATCGCCAGTTGGAGAGTCATGTTCCTTATCTGCGGTGGATTCACTGTCCTGTCAGGTggaatcttcttctggttgatGCCCACTGACACCATGACGGCCTGGTTCCTCAACGACCGCGAGCGAGAAATTGCCACCAAACGACTTGCCATGGACCGTGGAACGCGCGACAAGGCACAGTTTAACAAGGAGCAAGCGAAAGAAGGCATTCTGGACCCTCACACATGGATTCTCTTCTGTATAGCGCTGTTCATCTGCATCCCATCTCCAATCCTGAAGGTAAGACTTGCAGAACGAGAATTGTTTGAAATGAGTAACCTTTCTCATCCCCGTTCAATAGTTTTCTTCTCTCGTCATCAGCGGTTTCGGCTTCAGCAACTTCAATACCATGCTCGTCGGCTTGCCAAGTGGTGCCATTCAAATCATCACCTCATGGGCCGCCGCTCTAGCTATGCACTACACCAAAAAAGGACGCTGCATCAGTGGTATTGCACTCACACTGATTCCTCTTGTCGGAAGTATTGTCCTTTTGACCCTGCCAGCGAGCCATAAATGGGGCATCGTGGTTAGTACATGGCTGGCAGCACAATCATCATCTCTGATGGTAGTCTCCCTCAGCTTGATGGCATCCAACGTAAAGGGAAACACTAAGAAGCCCACCACAAATGCCATATTCTTTCTTGGGTACTCGGCAGGCTGCATCGTAGGACCCCAGTTGTGGCAAGCCCCCGATGCACCGCGCTACATCAAAGGCTGTATCAGCAGTATTGTCAGCTGGGTGTTACTCATTATATTCTTTGGCATGTATTACGTCCTTTTCAGACGGGAGAATTCTAAGCGCAGAACTCTTCTGCTCCAACAGACAGAAGATGAGACCGGTCATGAGGCTCCTCCCGAGAAGCTTGAGAAAGAGTTGCATGCCGGTGTGGATGTCAATTCTGACTCTACCGATAAGCAGGATTTGAAGTTTATGTATACTATTTAACTATTGAATCAGTATGCCTTGGACTGAAATTGGATTGTGATCGATCATCTAGCGCCTACAACCGTGTCTCACCCATGGAACCAGTTTATCACGCGGGGTAAACCCAGATTACTATTTACTGCCTTATCTCCTGTGCCGGATTGGGGGCCTAACCCGTTCAAATGATGGTTAGATGCCTAATGGTACCCTCAGGCTGCATGATTTTGGACTAAAGAATTCGGGTGCCTCGCCTTACTGGTCACTATTTAAACTCTCCATTTCTCTACGAACTACCGGCAAgagcatcatcatcagcactTTCCACCAGCCCTTATCTATTTCAACAAAACACCACAATGCTACCACCGAAGCATTCGATTCTTCCCATCTCAGGTTCTGACCTACCCACTCTCGCAGAATTCCTCCACACCTCAAAGCTAGCTCTGACCGTAAACCGGCTTATATTCAAACATTGGCCGAACGATGCCACCCAGCTACCGCTTTACACTGAGGCTGTCGAATCCGGGTTTTCCGACCCGTCAATGGAATGTTTGAAAGTGGTTGACGA carries:
- a CDS encoding uncharacterized protein (ID:PFLUO_003238-T1.cds;~source:funannotate), encoding MRSSHQTHYEGEVSNTTFLSKIQNTVVVHSRVEIEDDEPTDHENIADLTLVKKALEGFPSANEAEFLVTCFFRHSEANYYFMDRTHFQERLNRLYLDGLHSDIESDASLIALALMVFAMGSQFAHLQTPETQETQHPTSVYKQGPGMVFYLKAKFLLPDVITQCTMEGIQVCFLTALFLLPSNSTDLSYVYHGMAMKMAIASGLHRKTSDGKLAPIVVEVRNRLWWSLYVSER
- a CDS encoding uncharacterized protein (ID:PFLUO_003239-T1.cds;~source:funannotate), producing the protein MAVQEKAPSEAQIQPQAVDEGSVEYLIDPEEEKRVIRKIDRALMPLMFAIFFFQFLDKQTINYAAIFGMQTEIHVSGNDFSWAVSLFYFGQLASQFVSAYFIGRFRVATVVSISINWYKRKEHPIRVAIWQSTNGFAQIIGAVLMYLIGHSTTMAIASWRVMFLICGGFTVLSGGIFFWLMPTDTMTAWFLNDREREIATKRLAMDRGTRDKAQFNKEQAKEGILDPHTWILFCIALFICIPSPILKFSSLVISGFGFSNFNTMLVGLPSGAIQIITSWAAALAMHYTKKGRCISGIALTLIPLVGSIVLLTLPASHKWGIVVSTWLAAQSSSLMVVSLSLMASNVKGNTKKPTTNAIFFLGYSAGCIVGPQLWQAPDAPRYIKGCISSIVSWVLLIIFFGMYYVLFRRENSKRRTLLLQQTEDETGHEAPPEKLEKELHAGVDVNSDSTDKQDLKFMYTI